The following are encoded in a window of Drosophila simulans strain w501 chromosome 3L, Prin_Dsim_3.1, whole genome shotgun sequence genomic DNA:
- the LOC27206863 gene encoding uncharacterized protein LOC27206863 — protein MKRLLALLCLILLLPLFMAENPPVNFPSVNREKAPKVSPPNAARVGSRTLESLKGLG, from the coding sequence ATGAAACGACTTTTGGCTCTGCTCTGCCTGAtcttgctgctgccacttttcATGGCCGAAAATCCACCAGTTAATTTTCCGTCAGTTAATCGAGAAAAAGCGCCAAAGGTGTCGCCACCAAATGCTGCAAGGGTGGGATCACGAACCCTGGAAAGTCTGAAGGGTCTTggataa